The following coding sequences are from one Paraburkholderia caballeronis window:
- a CDS encoding LysR family transcriptional regulator codes for MADKLDGVAVFVQVIEAGSFTLAAERMHLTRSAVGKVIARLEERLGARLLHRTTRSQTLTEAGRAYYDRCVRALAELDAAETELESGHTRPRGRLRVSAPLAFGHHCVAPVLFGLAHRHPELQIDISFSDRTVDLVEEHIDLAVRIGELRDSTVLAARRLGVQDQSIGAAPSYLARHGTPADIDDFEGHVGIAYSRAGVVSPWRVLDANGVERELRIEPKLSLDDIQAIAGAGVAGLGLVQLPCWLMTRYVATGELVAVRERCGVRPQGIHAVWPKTPYLPSKTRCAIDALVTEIPLLNLD; via the coding sequence ATGGCGGACAAACTCGATGGGGTGGCCGTCTTCGTTCAGGTGATCGAAGCGGGCAGCTTCACGCTGGCGGCCGAGCGCATGCACCTCACGCGCTCGGCCGTCGGCAAGGTGATTGCGAGGCTGGAGGAGCGCCTCGGCGCGCGCCTGCTTCATCGCACGACGCGCAGCCAGACGCTGACCGAGGCGGGGCGGGCCTATTACGACCGATGCGTGCGCGCGCTGGCCGAACTCGATGCCGCCGAAACCGAACTGGAAAGCGGACACACCAGGCCGCGCGGCCGTCTGCGGGTCAGCGCGCCGCTCGCATTCGGCCACCATTGCGTCGCGCCGGTGCTGTTCGGACTCGCCCACAGGCACCCCGAACTTCAGATCGACATTTCGTTTTCTGACCGGACCGTGGATCTCGTCGAGGAACACATCGACCTCGCGGTGCGCATCGGCGAACTGCGCGACAGCACGGTCCTCGCGGCACGGCGCCTCGGCGTACAGGACCAGAGCATCGGGGCCGCGCCGTCGTATCTGGCGCGGCACGGCACGCCCGCCGACATCGACGACTTCGAAGGGCATGTGGGGATCGCCTATTCGCGCGCGGGGGTGGTGTCGCCATGGCGCGTGCTCGACGCGAACGGCGTCGAGCGCGAATTGCGGATCGAGCCGAAGCTGAGCCTCGACGACATCCAGGCGATTGCCGGCGCGGGCGTCGCCGGGCTCGGGCTCGTGCAGTTGCCGTGCTGGTTGATGACGCGTTATGTGGCGACGGGCGAACTCGTCGCGGTGCGGGAGCGTTGCGGCGTGCGACCGCAGGGTATCCACGCGGTGTGGCCGAAAACGCCGTATCTGCCGTCGAAAACCCGCTGTGCAATCGATGCGCTCGTGACGGAAATTCCGCTGCTGAATCTCGATTGA
- the nifJ gene encoding pyruvate:ferredoxin (flavodoxin) oxidoreductase: protein MTRSTMDGNTAVATVAYKLNEVCAIFPITPSSTMAELADQWTSEGRLNLWGNLPVVQEMQAEGGAAGAVHGALQSGALTTTFTASQGLMLMLPNMYKIAGELTSAVFHVAARSLATSALSIFGDHSDVMAARMTGFALLSAASVQEAHDSALIAQAATLEARVPFLHFFDGFRTSHELNTLELLDDDVLHAMIDDGLIRAHRGRALSPERPFVRGTAHNPDTYFQAREAVNPYYDAVPGIVEKLMRRFGDLTGRHYRLFEYNGAPDAEHVIVLMGSGAQTVQETVKALAAQGRKVGVLQVRLYRPFSAAHLLAELPASVTRIAVLEQTKEPGASGEPLYQDVLSTLASAFSRGERATLPFVVGGRYGISSKDFTPAMVKAVFDELERAQPRHSFSVGIEDDVTHLSLDYDPAFDIEPDDVTRAVFYGLGADGTVGANKNSVKIIGEDTGNFAQGYFVYDSHKSGAQTVSHLRFGPRPIHAPYLISRAGFVACHRFDFLERVDVLQYAAAGATFLLNAPYPAEQVWTHLPRAVQQTIIDRKLRFYVIDASSAARELGLGFRVNTLLQTCFFALSGVLPRDEAIAAIKQAIRKTYGRQGERVVQMNDAAVDGALARMQPVTVPATAGGGELPPLVPADAPAFVREVTAKMFAGRGDAIPVSAMPVDGTFPSGTSAYEKRNVSDTVPQWRSDLCIQCGQCGFVCPHGVIRSRYYHEDRLDGAPASFPSAPVNARGYPEARFSLQIYVEDCTGCGLCVEACPAHSAVEPQTKALNIVDKLPVLEQEREHIRFFEALPVNDRARVDFANVRGVQFLQPLFEFPGACAGCGETPYLRLLSQLFGDRLQVANATGCSSIYGGNLPVTPWSKNHEGRGPAWSNSLFEDNAEFGFGFRLAADQQLALAHRRLTELAPQVGADLVSALLDAPQAQESEIRAQRERVALLKTRLLALGDDARATDLLSVVDHLVRRSIWLVGGDGWAYDIGYGGLDHVLAQGRDVNVLVLDTEVYSNTGGQSSKATPLAAVAKFAAAGKRVPRKDLALQAIAYGNVYVAQVAMGANPQQTLQAFREAEAYDGPSLILAYSHCIAHGIDMRQGMHQQALATASGYWPLFRYNPSMRRVGANPFQLDSLRPSLPLKDYAYNEIRYSSLAVSDEDTAAQLLDAAQRWVDEKFRQYEDLAARDGGRFWSSAPALADGRRADS from the coding sequence ATGACCCGCAGCACGATGGATGGCAATACGGCGGTCGCGACCGTCGCGTACAAGCTGAACGAAGTGTGCGCGATCTTCCCGATCACGCCGTCGTCGACGATGGCCGAACTGGCCGATCAATGGACGTCGGAAGGGCGGCTGAACCTGTGGGGCAACCTGCCGGTCGTGCAGGAGATGCAGGCCGAAGGCGGCGCGGCGGGCGCGGTGCACGGCGCGCTGCAGTCGGGCGCGCTGACGACGACCTTCACCGCGTCGCAGGGGCTGATGCTGATGCTGCCGAACATGTACAAGATCGCGGGCGAACTGACGTCGGCGGTCTTTCATGTCGCGGCGCGTTCGCTCGCGACGTCGGCGCTGTCGATCTTCGGCGACCACTCGGACGTGATGGCCGCGCGGATGACCGGCTTCGCGCTGCTCAGCGCGGCGTCGGTGCAGGAGGCGCACGACAGCGCGCTGATCGCGCAGGCCGCGACGCTCGAAGCGCGGGTGCCGTTCCTGCATTTCTTCGACGGCTTTCGCACGTCGCACGAACTGAACACGCTGGAACTGCTGGACGACGACGTGCTGCACGCGATGATCGACGACGGGCTGATCCGCGCGCATCGCGGCCGCGCGTTGAGCCCCGAGCGGCCGTTCGTGCGCGGCACCGCGCACAACCCGGACACCTATTTCCAGGCGCGCGAGGCGGTGAATCCGTATTACGACGCGGTGCCGGGCATCGTCGAGAAGCTGATGCGCCGCTTCGGCGATCTGACCGGCCGCCATTACCGGCTGTTCGAGTACAACGGCGCGCCGGATGCGGAGCACGTGATCGTGCTGATGGGCTCCGGCGCGCAGACCGTGCAGGAAACCGTGAAGGCGCTCGCGGCGCAGGGGCGCAAGGTCGGCGTGTTGCAGGTGCGGCTCTACCGGCCGTTTTCCGCCGCGCATCTGCTGGCCGAACTGCCCGCGTCGGTCACGCGCATCGCCGTGCTCGAACAGACCAAGGAGCCGGGCGCGTCCGGCGAGCCGCTGTATCAGGACGTGCTGTCGACGCTCGCGAGCGCGTTCAGCCGCGGCGAGCGGGCCACGTTGCCGTTCGTGGTCGGCGGCCGCTACGGGATATCGAGCAAGGACTTCACGCCCGCGATGGTCAAGGCCGTGTTCGACGAACTGGAACGCGCGCAGCCGCGCCACAGCTTCAGCGTCGGCATCGAAGACGACGTCACGCACCTGAGCCTCGACTACGACCCGGCGTTCGACATCGAGCCGGACGACGTGACGCGCGCGGTGTTCTACGGCCTCGGCGCGGACGGCACGGTCGGCGCGAACAAGAACAGCGTGAAGATCATCGGCGAGGACACCGGCAACTTCGCGCAGGGCTACTTCGTGTACGACTCGCACAAGTCGGGCGCGCAGACCGTGTCGCATCTGCGCTTCGGCCCGCGCCCGATCCATGCGCCGTATCTGATCAGCCGCGCGGGTTTCGTCGCGTGCCATCGCTTCGACTTCCTGGAGCGCGTCGACGTGCTGCAATACGCGGCGGCGGGCGCGACCTTCCTGCTGAACGCGCCGTACCCGGCCGAGCAGGTGTGGACGCATCTGCCGCGCGCGGTGCAGCAGACGATCATCGACCGCAAGCTGCGCTTCTACGTGATCGACGCGTCGTCGGCCGCGCGCGAGCTGGGGCTCGGTTTTCGCGTGAACACGCTGTTGCAGACGTGTTTTTTCGCGCTGTCCGGCGTGCTGCCGCGCGACGAGGCGATCGCGGCGATCAAGCAGGCGATCCGCAAGACCTATGGACGCCAGGGCGAGCGCGTCGTGCAGATGAACGATGCGGCAGTCGACGGCGCGCTCGCGCGGATGCAGCCGGTGACGGTGCCGGCGACGGCGGGCGGCGGCGAGTTGCCGCCGCTCGTGCCGGCCGATGCGCCCGCGTTCGTGCGCGAAGTCACCGCGAAGATGTTCGCCGGCCGCGGCGACGCGATTCCGGTGAGCGCGATGCCGGTGGACGGCACGTTCCCGTCCGGCACCAGCGCCTACGAGAAGCGCAACGTGTCCGATACCGTGCCGCAGTGGCGCAGCGACCTGTGCATCCAGTGCGGACAATGCGGCTTCGTCTGCCCGCATGGCGTGATCCGCTCGCGGTACTACCACGAGGACCGTCTCGACGGCGCGCCCGCGTCGTTCCCGTCCGCGCCGGTCAACGCGCGCGGTTATCCGGAGGCGCGTTTCTCATTGCAGATCTACGTCGAGGACTGCACCGGCTGCGGCCTGTGCGTCGAGGCCTGCCCGGCGCACAGCGCCGTGGAGCCGCAGACGAAGGCGCTGAACATCGTCGACAAGCTGCCGGTGCTGGAGCAGGAGCGCGAGCACATCCGCTTCTTCGAGGCGCTGCCGGTCAACGACCGCGCGCGCGTCGACTTCGCGAACGTGCGCGGCGTGCAGTTCCTGCAGCCGCTGTTCGAGTTTCCAGGCGCGTGCGCCGGTTGCGGCGAGACGCCGTATCTGCGGCTGTTGAGCCAGTTGTTCGGCGACCGCCTGCAGGTCGCGAACGCCACCGGCTGCTCGTCGATCTACGGCGGCAATCTGCCGGTCACGCCGTGGTCGAAGAACCACGAAGGGCGCGGCCCCGCCTGGTCGAACTCGCTGTTCGAGGACAACGCGGAATTCGGCTTCGGCTTCCGGCTCGCGGCGGACCAGCAACTGGCGCTCGCGCACCGGCGGCTGACCGAACTCGCGCCGCAGGTCGGCGCGGATCTGGTGAGCGCGCTTCTCGACGCGCCGCAGGCGCAGGAGTCGGAAATTCGTGCGCAGCGCGAGCGGGTGGCGCTGCTCAAGACCCGCTTGCTGGCGCTCGGCGACGACGCGCGCGCGACCGATCTGCTGTCGGTCGTGGACCATCTGGTCCGCCGCAGCATCTGGCTCGTCGGCGGCGACGGCTGGGCATACGACATCGGCTACGGCGGGCTCGATCACGTGCTCGCGCAGGGCCGCGACGTGAACGTGCTGGTGCTGGACACCGAGGTTTATTCGAACACCGGCGGCCAGTCGTCGAAGGCGACGCCGCTCGCGGCGGTCGCGAAGTTCGCGGCGGCCGGCAAGCGCGTGCCGCGCAAGGACCTCGCGTTGCAGGCGATCGCGTACGGCAACGTCTACGTCGCGCAGGTCGCGATGGGCGCGAATCCGCAGCAGACCTTGCAGGCGTTTCGCGAGGCCGAGGCCTACGACGGCCCGTCGCTGATCCTCGCGTACAGCCACTGCATCGCGCACGGCATCGACATGCGCCAGGGCATGCACCAGCAGGCGCTCGCCACCGCGAGCGGCTACTGGCCGCTGTTCCGCTACAACCCGTCGATGCGGCGGGTCGGCGCGAACCCGTTTCAGCTCGACTCGCTGCGGCCGAGCCTGCCGCTGAAGGACTACGCGTACAACGAGATCCGCTATAGCTCGCTCGCCGTCAGCGACGAGGACACGGCCGCGCAACTGCTCGACGCCGCGCAACGCTGGGTGGACGAGAAATTCCGCCAGTACGAGGATCTCGCCGCGCGCGACGGCGGCCGCTTCTGGAGCAGCGCGCCGGCCCTGGCCGACGGGCGGCGCGCGGATTCGTGA
- the motB gene encoding flagellar motor protein MotB, which produces MPKHKPAPRVVKRRAPEKPDQPVGAWKLAYADFMTALMAFFLLLWIVSSASNTQRAGIAAYFSEPVRIPLWGGDRDAIDTSAIKGAGGGLSTDGTGVTHLSTSATDRAGQSVPRRGDAATAASESPESIEQARLRSLQLSVLAAIEANPELRPFRQQIRIDSTQQGLRIEIRDAQNRPMFATASDAVEPYMRDILQAIGRSVNSVPNRIIIQGHTDAVPYSGGEKNYSNWELSTARANASRRELIAAGMDQSRVLRIAGLASSQSLSGVDPLAAGNRRISIIVLSARAEAALVHDDTSATTITNDAAGTSDENENAKKAPVAASSMQPASP; this is translated from the coding sequence ATGCCCAAGCACAAACCCGCGCCGCGAGTCGTCAAGCGGCGCGCGCCCGAGAAGCCCGATCAGCCGGTCGGCGCATGGAAACTCGCCTACGCGGATTTCATGACCGCGCTGATGGCGTTTTTCCTGCTGCTGTGGATCGTCAGTTCGGCGTCGAACACCCAGCGCGCGGGCATCGCGGCCTATTTCAGCGAGCCGGTGCGGATCCCGCTGTGGGGCGGCGACCGGGACGCGATCGATACGTCCGCCATCAAGGGCGCGGGCGGCGGCCTCTCGACCGACGGAACGGGCGTCACCCATTTATCGACCAGCGCGACGGATCGCGCCGGCCAATCGGTTCCGCGCCGCGGCGACGCCGCCACCGCCGCTTCGGAAAGTCCGGAAAGTATCGAGCAGGCGCGGCTGCGCAGCCTGCAGCTCAGCGTGCTCGCCGCCATCGAGGCGAACCCCGAACTGCGCCCGTTTCGCCAGCAGATCCGGATCGACTCCACGCAGCAGGGGTTGCGCATCGAGATCCGCGACGCGCAGAACCGTCCGATGTTCGCGACGGCAAGCGACGCCGTCGAACCGTATATGCGGGACATCTTGCAGGCGATCGGCAGATCGGTGAATTCGGTGCCGAACCGGATCATCATCCAGGGGCACACCGATGCGGTGCCGTACTCCGGCGGCGAGAAGAATTACAGCAACTGGGAACTGTCCACCGCGCGCGCGAATGCTTCGCGGCGCGAACTGATCGCGGCCGGCATGGATCAATCGCGAGTGCTGCGCATCGCGGGCCTGGCGTCATCGCAGAGCCTGAGCGGCGTCGATCCGCTTGCGGCCGGGAACCGGCGCATCAGCATCATCGTGTTGAGCGCGCGCGCCGAAGCGGCGCTGGTCCACGACGACACGTCGGCGACGACGATCACCAACGACGCGGCCGGAACCAGCGACGAGAACGAGAACGCGAAAAAAGCACCCGTAGCCGCCTCCAGCATGCAACCGGCGTCGCCCTGA
- a CDS encoding dihydroorotate dehydrogenase-like protein, translating into MNLATQYLGLTLKNPLVASAAPSNADLGHLHRLEDAGAAAVVLPSLFEEQIASAGGHFDAILAAGADNNPEAHQHYLPPGRVTHGPYGLLPDRYLERVRRARESLSIPVIASLNGATPDGWADYGQRLQQAGAHALELNLYSVPTDLDESGEQIEARCLRVVHELRTQLDIPLAVKMSPYFTAVGNMALRFAEVGANGLVIFNRYLQPDIDLRTLSLSSDIALSQAADMRLPMQWVALLAGRVPVSLAASTGVETAEQVVKYLYAGADVVMTTSEVLRDGPDCFRRLLDGLCEWLDARDLGSPDRIRGAMSFARLKDPGAYARGHYIDALQTWTRSHRSV; encoded by the coding sequence ATGAATCTGGCGACACAGTATCTGGGTCTCACGCTGAAGAATCCGCTCGTCGCGTCGGCGGCGCCGTCGAACGCGGACCTCGGCCATCTGCACCGGCTGGAGGACGCCGGCGCGGCGGCCGTCGTGCTGCCTTCGCTGTTCGAGGAGCAGATTGCGTCCGCGGGCGGCCACTTCGACGCGATTCTCGCGGCGGGCGCGGACAACAATCCGGAGGCGCATCAGCACTACCTGCCGCCGGGACGCGTCACGCACGGGCCATACGGCCTGCTGCCGGACCGTTATCTGGAGCGGGTGCGGCGCGCGCGGGAAAGCCTGTCGATCCCGGTGATCGCGAGCCTGAACGGCGCGACGCCGGACGGCTGGGCGGACTATGGCCAGCGGCTCCAGCAGGCGGGCGCGCACGCGCTGGAGCTGAACCTGTATTCGGTGCCGACCGATCTCGACGAATCGGGCGAGCAGATCGAGGCGCGCTGCCTGCGCGTCGTGCACGAACTGCGCACGCAACTCGACATCCCGCTGGCCGTGAAGATGAGCCCGTATTTCACCGCCGTCGGCAACATGGCGCTGCGGTTCGCCGAGGTCGGCGCGAACGGGCTGGTGATCTTCAATCGTTATCTGCAACCCGACATCGACCTGCGCACGCTTTCGCTGTCGAGCGACATCGCGCTGAGCCAGGCCGCCGACATGCGCCTGCCCATGCAATGGGTCGCGCTGCTCGCGGGCCGCGTGCCGGTGTCGCTCGCGGCGTCGACCGGCGTCGAGACGGCGGAGCAGGTGGTCAAGTATCTGTACGCGGGCGCAGACGTGGTGATGACGACGTCCGAGGTGCTGCGCGACGGCCCCGACTGTTTCCGCCGATTGCTCGACGGCCTGTGCGAATGGCTCGATGCGCGCGACCTCGGCTCGCCGGACCGCATTCGCGGCGCGATGAGCTTCGCGCGGCTGAAGGACCCGGGCGCGTATGCGCGCGGCCACTACATCGACGCGCTTCAGACATGGACGCGCTCGCATCGCAGCGTATGA
- a CDS encoding 2-hydroxyacid dehydrogenase produces MKITVFSAQPYDRTFLDDALERAGDRLTTVELIYQQATLSPQTAVLAQGSDAVCVFVNDRLDAPVLERLAALRVRAIFLRCAGFNNVDVAAATRLGFFVARVPAYSPEAVAEHTLALVMTLNRHTHRAWLRVRDGNFALDGLLGITLCGKTVGIVGAGRIGLATARIFHGIGCRVLGYNPTPVPELARLGEQVTLDALLRESDIVSLHCPLADDTHHMINRDTLARMKRGAMLVNTSRGALVDTRAVVDALKSRHLGFLAIDVYEQEENLFFHDRSSSIIDDDMFQLLLTFPNVLVTGHQGFFTVEAMREIAHVTLDNVRCFVDGGECGNRVIDA; encoded by the coding sequence ATGAAAATCACGGTATTCAGCGCGCAGCCTTACGACCGGACCTTCCTCGACGACGCGCTCGAACGCGCCGGGGATCGCCTGACGACGGTCGAACTGATCTACCAGCAGGCCACGCTGTCGCCGCAGACGGCCGTGCTCGCGCAGGGCTCGGATGCGGTGTGCGTGTTCGTCAACGACCGGCTCGATGCGCCGGTCCTCGAACGACTCGCGGCGCTGCGCGTGCGCGCGATATTCCTGCGCTGCGCGGGTTTCAACAACGTCGACGTCGCGGCCGCGACGCGGCTCGGGTTCTTCGTCGCGCGCGTGCCCGCGTATTCGCCGGAAGCCGTCGCGGAACACACGCTCGCGCTGGTGATGACGCTCAACCGCCACACGCATCGCGCGTGGCTGCGGGTGCGCGACGGCAACTTCGCGCTCGACGGACTGCTCGGCATCACGTTATGCGGCAAGACTGTCGGCATCGTCGGCGCCGGGCGGATCGGCCTCGCGACCGCGCGGATCTTTCACGGGATAGGGTGCCGCGTGCTCGGCTACAACCCGACGCCCGTGCCGGAACTGGCGCGGCTCGGCGAGCAGGTCACGCTCGACGCGCTGTTGCGCGAGTCCGATATCGTGTCGCTGCATTGTCCGCTGGCGGACGACACGCACCACATGATCAACCGCGACACGCTCGCGCGGATGAAACGCGGCGCGATGCTGGTCAACACGTCGCGCGGCGCGCTGGTCGATACGCGGGCGGTCGTCGACGCGCTGAAGTCGCGGCATCTCGGTTTTCTGGCGATCGACGTGTACGAGCAGGAGGAAAACCTGTTCTTCCACGACCGGTCGTCGAGCATCATCGACGACGACATGTTCCAGTTGCTGCTGACGTTCCCGAACGTGCTCGTCACCGGGCATCAGGGTTTTTTCACGGTCGAGGCGATGCGCGAGATCGCGCACGTCACGCTGGATAACGTGCGGTGTTTCGTTGACGGAGGCGAGTGCGGGAACCGGGTGATCGACGCTTGA